A portion of the Bacteroides faecium genome contains these proteins:
- a CDS encoding RagB/SusD family nutrient uptake outer membrane protein, protein MKKNWLSYMLVSALLSGALTSCSDSFLDLKDRNHFTNENFWQNKADAESALATAYSPIKYQMNGYYGAFDGWLNLNSRGDDIFTILNEEASMWDIANFQNSATTGNDPYGALYSGIQRANIVLKYIDDVPASGITESDRITIKGEALTLRAYQYFLLVNNYGDVPLRLVPSSEDDPNKTASPAAEVWQQIEKDLLTAINDGNLPENRPAEQKGRIEKGAAIAILGKVYVSQYKYKEAKELLKGFINSSYSHFGTTGKRYQLMENFVDNFTTANENNAESVFELQYSSDGDLTWGNESGINLGSSLAQFIGPAKSGGWAKLMPSAFLVSEFTEETRGNRPTIQDENGDWVTNPDKKAQPDSKYDKRIYASLFFTPDEYGDWVSEENGWYDGKFYGGLFTMDDLWTGNASKMAGGAPIFNVRQASGGAQVGKFLLKKYTAHYVKSKSADNMGNPEGKANNVRIIRFAEVLLLYAEACAKEGDVVEANWALNQIRQRAGLPEKECAQSELMKEIEHQCLLEFFGEGHRFDDLKRWYSTLQIQAIFKENDKQGASNFREKHKYYPIPAGEINNSSVEQNSLWK, encoded by the coding sequence ATGAAAAAGAATTGGTTATCATATATGCTTGTATCAGCTCTCCTGTCGGGAGCGCTGACCTCATGCAGCGACTCTTTTCTGGATCTGAAAGACCGGAACCACTTTACCAACGAAAACTTCTGGCAGAATAAGGCAGATGCGGAAAGCGCACTGGCTACAGCTTATTCGCCTATCAAATACCAGATGAACGGATATTACGGTGCATTCGACGGATGGCTCAACCTCAACAGCCGTGGAGACGATATCTTCACGATATTGAATGAGGAAGCCAGTATGTGGGACATTGCCAATTTTCAAAACTCGGCAACAACAGGAAATGACCCGTATGGTGCACTTTATTCCGGCATACAGCGTGCCAACATTGTATTGAAATACATCGACGATGTTCCGGCAAGCGGCATCACCGAAAGCGACCGCATCACAATCAAAGGCGAAGCCTTGACACTGAGAGCCTACCAGTATTTCCTGCTGGTGAACAATTACGGAGATGTACCTTTGCGTCTGGTTCCGTCTAGTGAAGACGACCCCAACAAAACCGCTTCTCCCGCAGCCGAAGTCTGGCAGCAGATCGAAAAAGACCTGCTCACCGCAATCAACGATGGCAACCTGCCCGAAAACCGTCCTGCCGAACAAAAAGGGCGCATCGAGAAAGGTGCGGCAATTGCCATACTCGGAAAGGTATATGTATCACAATATAAGTATAAGGAAGCCAAAGAACTATTGAAAGGTTTCATCAACTCTTCCTACAGTCACTTCGGCACAACCGGTAAGCGTTATCAGTTGATGGAAAACTTTGTCGACAACTTTACCACTGCCAACGAAAACAATGCCGAGTCTGTATTTGAGTTACAATACAGCAGCGATGGCGACTTGACATGGGGTAACGAAAGCGGCATCAATCTGGGTAGCTCGCTGGCACAATTCATTGGCCCTGCCAAATCGGGCGGATGGGCGAAGTTGATGCCTTCCGCATTCCTTGTCAGTGAATTTACCGAAGAAACACGCGGTAACAGACCAACAATTCAAGACGAAAACGGCGATTGGGTGACAAATCCGGATAAAAAAGCACAGCCGGATTCCAAATACGACAAGCGCATCTATGCCAGCCTGTTCTTCACTCCTGATGAATATGGAGACTGGGTTTCGGAAGAGAACGGCTGGTATGACGGAAAATTCTACGGTGGTCTTTTCACTATGGACGATCTTTGGACCGGTAATGCCTCCAAAATGGCTGGCGGCGCTCCGATCTTCAATGTCAGACAAGCAAGTGGTGGTGCTCAAGTCGGTAAATTCCTTTTGAAGAAATACACCGCTCACTATGTAAAATCAAAGAGTGCCGACAACATGGGTAATCCGGAAGGAAAAGCCAACAATGTACGCATCATCCGTTTTGCAGAAGTGCTGCTGCTCTATGCCGAAGCATGCGCAAAAGAAGGGGATGTAGTAGAAGCCAACTGGGCACTCAACCAGATCCGCCAAAGAGCAGGCTTACCGGAGAAAGAATGCGCACAAAGCGAACTGATGAAAGAGATTGAACATCAATGCCTGCTCGAGTTCTTTGGTGAAGGTCACCGTTTCGACGATTTGAAACGCTGGTATTCAACCCTACAGATTCAGGCGATATTTAAGGAAAATGACAAACAGGGAGCTTCCAACTTTAGAGAAAAGCATAAATATTATCCTATTCCGGCAGGGGAAATCAACAACTCATCTGTGGAACAGAATAGTTTATGGAAATAA
- a CDS encoding glycoside hydrolase codes for MKKIYLLLCTSLSLMLGGITACDDNSLSNSEVYIPDPEIISDEDDGISPEPTTESVIRILPESKHQEIDGFGCNFGWAEAVYGCTKREQIMDDLYGENGLRFNVYRGEVCASSASEDGKTFNFKTNENYHLGAHSSEAKALFKSDADKFKEYAQLWIIDYLCKKKRMDIYYFFSVWTPPVVWKTSSDGETVSGGSGSFNSDYSKEYAEFLTGFAKAFKDKFGINVYGMSGWNEPDQAMGGWDGCLWGNQQMADFCIEHLRPELNRQGLQDTKIVYGELPWWANAVTWVENALRDNPELVDADIIAAGHGYSTVDANILPMRAAQEKGIHVWQTETCDDKTRDETWNDAMKWAKNYHDYLTKANTSAVVWWAGARQCTSTGENLLQTDAWDFSTNFYRVDRYYSIGQFSRYIQRGSVRVDVETESTTANRIPRDLSVSAYIKDNTYTIVLVNKSKTKSLNTLLEINGKEFDSMVSYTSNSSVKWLRKKLNPSATGKRYVNVPKYSVVSITGKLREKGTQTEQ; via the coding sequence ATGAAAAAGATATATTTACTTTTATGTACCTCATTGTCCCTAATGCTGGGAGGAATCACAGCTTGTGATGACAATAGCCTGAGCAACAGCGAAGTGTACATCCCCGATCCTGAAATTATTTCGGACGAAGACGACGGTATATCCCCCGAACCTACTACCGAATCAGTGATTAGAATACTACCGGAAAGCAAGCATCAGGAAATAGACGGTTTCGGATGTAATTTCGGATGGGCGGAAGCCGTGTACGGATGTACGAAACGTGAACAAATTATGGACGACCTTTACGGTGAAAACGGATTGAGGTTCAATGTCTATCGCGGAGAGGTATGTGCCTCATCTGCATCCGAAGACGGCAAGACATTCAATTTCAAAACAAACGAGAATTACCATTTGGGAGCGCATTCTTCCGAAGCAAAAGCGCTCTTTAAATCGGACGCCGATAAATTCAAGGAATATGCCCAATTGTGGATTATCGACTATCTGTGTAAGAAAAAACGGATGGATATCTATTACTTCTTCTCCGTATGGACTCCTCCTGTTGTATGGAAGACCTCTAGCGATGGAGAAACAGTTTCCGGCGGAAGCGGTTCTTTTAATAGTGATTACAGCAAAGAGTATGCCGAGTTCCTGACTGGTTTTGCAAAAGCCTTTAAAGATAAATTCGGCATTAATGTCTATGGCATGTCCGGTTGGAACGAACCTGACCAGGCCATGGGCGGATGGGATGGATGTCTATGGGGCAACCAGCAAATGGCGGACTTCTGCATAGAGCATCTACGCCCTGAACTGAACAGACAAGGTTTGCAGGACACAAAAATCGTTTATGGAGAATTACCTTGGTGGGCGAATGCCGTGACATGGGTAGAAAATGCTTTAAGAGACAATCCCGAATTGGTTGACGCCGATATCATTGCAGCAGGACACGGTTACTCTACAGTGGATGCCAACATTCTACCAATGAGAGCAGCTCAGGAAAAAGGAATTCATGTATGGCAAACGGAGACTTGTGATGACAAGACCCGTGATGAAACTTGGAATGACGCCATGAAGTGGGCGAAGAACTATCACGATTACCTGACGAAAGCAAATACGAGCGCTGTGGTATGGTGGGCGGGAGCACGCCAATGTACAAGTACCGGAGAAAACCTGCTTCAAACGGACGCATGGGATTTCAGTACCAACTTTTATCGCGTAGACCGCTACTACTCTATCGGACAGTTCTCAAGATATATCCAAAGAGGTTCAGTACGCGTTGATGTGGAAACCGAATCGACAACGGCAAACAGAATCCCGAGGGATTTGAGCGTATCGGCATACATCAAGGACAATACCTACACTATCGTATTGGTAAACAAATCAAAGACCAAATCACTGAACACTTTGCTCGAGATAAACGGCAAAGAATTCGACAGCATGGTTTCATACACTTCCAATTCCAGTGTGAAATGGTTACGCAAGAAGCTGAACCCTTCTGCAACAGGTAAACGCTATGTAAATGTTCCTAAATATAGTGTAGTGTCAATCACTGGAAAACTCAGAGAGAAAGGAACTCAAACTGAACAATAA
- a CDS encoding glycoside hydrolase family 130 protein, protein MNKFYNKRLRILQEAHETLITRPNKKILPGNGIFERYEYPVLTNEHIPLEWRYDLNPITNPWLMERIGVNAAMNSGAIKWNGKYLMVVRVEGNDRKSFFAIAESPNGIDNFRFWEYPIQLPDTDPTETNVYDMRLTAHEDGWIYGIFCSESLDPNAAPGDLSSAVAKAGIVRTKDLKNWERLPNLISKSQQRNVVLHPEFVDGKYALYTRPQDSFIDAGNGGGIGWALIDDMTHAEVKEETIINHRYYHTIKEVKNGEGPHPIKTPKGWLHLAHGVRACAAGLRYVLYLYMTSLEDPTKIIAEPGGYLLAPVDEERIGDVSNVLFSNGWIADEDGTVYIYYASSDTRMHVATSSLDRLIDYCFHTPADGLRSAASVENICKLIEANKYVTAEKVYF, encoded by the coding sequence ATGAATAAATTTTATAATAAAAGATTGCGCATTCTCCAAGAAGCGCATGAAACTCTGATAACCCGCCCGAACAAGAAGATTCTTCCGGGCAATGGGATTTTTGAAAGATACGAATATCCGGTCTTAACAAACGAGCACATTCCTTTAGAGTGGCGTTATGACCTAAATCCGATAACAAATCCTTGGCTTATGGAACGTATAGGAGTCAATGCTGCCATGAATTCGGGAGCCATCAAATGGAACGGAAAGTATCTGATGGTGGTCCGTGTGGAAGGGAACGACCGCAAGTCGTTCTTTGCCATTGCCGAAAGCCCGAATGGTATAGACAATTTTCGCTTTTGGGAATACCCCATACAGCTACCGGACACTGACCCAACAGAAACCAATGTCTACGACATGCGCCTGACGGCACACGAAGATGGTTGGATTTACGGTATCTTCTGTAGCGAAAGCCTTGACCCGAACGCTGCGCCAGGCGACTTATCTTCCGCCGTAGCCAAAGCAGGTATCGTCCGTACCAAAGACTTGAAGAACTGGGAACGACTACCAAACTTGATTTCCAAAAGCCAGCAACGCAATGTCGTTCTGCATCCGGAATTTGTCGACGGCAAATACGCTTTGTACACTCGCCCGCAAGACAGTTTCATTGATGCCGGAAACGGCGGAGGGATCGGCTGGGCACTAATAGATGATATGACTCATGCTGAAGTAAAAGAAGAGACTATCATCAACCACCGTTACTATCACACTATTAAAGAGGTGAAGAATGGTGAGGGGCCTCATCCGATCAAAACCCCCAAAGGATGGTTGCACCTCGCCCACGGTGTACGGGCTTGCGCTGCCGGACTGCGTTATGTGCTCTATCTGTATATGACATCTCTGGAGGATCCGACAAAGATAATCGCCGAGCCGGGTGGATACTTGCTGGCTCCGGTAGATGAAGAAAGAATAGGTGATGTATCCAATGTACTCTTCTCCAACGGATGGATTGCAGATGAGGACGGAACGGTATATATCTACTACGCATCTTCGGATACCCGTATGCACGTAGCAACTTCCAGCCTAGACAGATTGATAGATTACTGTTTTCACACACCGGCAGACGGCTTACGTTCTGCTGCTTCTGTAGAAAATATCTGTAAGCTCATAGAAGCTAACAAATATGTAACGGCAGAAAAGGTTTATTTTTAA
- a CDS encoding type II toxin-antitoxin system HicA family toxin has product MKYTEFHRKITKNDWIFSHASGSHYFYKKEIKDKKGKVIEVIYSPPVPYHGAKEMPEPLRRAIARDMNLR; this is encoded by the coding sequence ATGAAATACACGGAATTTCATAGAAAAATCACTAAAAATGATTGGATATTCAGTCATGCATCAGGTAGTCATTATTTCTACAAGAAAGAAATAAAAGATAAAAAAGGAAAGGTTATCGAGGTTATTTACTCACCACCAGTACCCTATCATGGAGCTAAGGAAATGCCTGAACCTTTAAGAAGAGCAATTGCCAGAGATATGAACTTAAGATAA
- a CDS encoding type II toxin-antitoxin system HicB family antitoxin: MEKLIINIGASKDHFGAYAENVSGIYAAGNTVAETKKDVLEAIRLIKENLPESQWPDIIKGEYSIEWKYDTQSLLQHYSGIFTNAALERMTGINQKQLWNYANGISKPRENVRRKIEKALHSLGEELITLSL; encoded by the coding sequence ATGGAAAAACTAATTATCAACATCGGAGCAAGTAAAGACCATTTTGGTGCATATGCAGAAAATGTGAGCGGTATTTATGCGGCAGGTAACACTGTAGCCGAAACCAAGAAAGACGTATTGGAAGCTATACGCTTGATTAAAGAAAATCTTCCGGAATCACAATGGCCGGATATTATTAAAGGAGAATACTCCATTGAATGGAAGTATGATACACAATCATTATTACAACACTATAGTGGTATTTTCACTAATGCAGCGTTGGAAAGGATGACTGGAATCAATCAAAAACAATTGTGGAACTATGCTAACGGAATTTCAAAACCACGTGAAAACGTACGTCGTAAAATAGAAAAAGCCTTGCACTCATTAGGAGAAGAGCTAATAACTTTATCTCTTTAA